The genome window ttatttctctattttagatttTGCGGAGTAGTAGGTTTATCGTTGAGGTGGTTTGTGTATAAcagaaatcaaagaaacaaaaagaagaagctagatCAGAAATGAAGGCTAGACGACAAGTAGCTTAAGCAGTTTTGATAAAAGCTACTTGTAGTTTAACTTTGGGTAGTGAACACGTGAGCAGCATGTGTGTGATTAGTTGTACAGtgtatttagttagttagaagTTAATTAGCTGTTAGTTTTTCCCTCTCTTTGCCTTGTATATAAAGATCTGTGTAATCGTTATTTTCCAAGTTAATGAGAATTCACTCTTAACCAAATCTTCATAGTGTAAGAAGATTATTACAATTtgcattaatatatatatatatatatatatattttagcttGCATTAATAAATGTTAGACACTTCACACTAGTGTTCAGTGATTTATTTCTAACCGTTTTGATTTTCtaagaaatttatttgtatCATTTTTGTGATGTGGCTTAACATTGGATATTTGGCAAAGTCGGTGGCCTTTAGTTTGCTCTGGTGGAAGTAGGAAACGATGTCCCATTTGGTTTTCGAGGTATACGTCACCGCACAAAGAAAATCAAGTCCTAGTTTTATTAGGAATTTAGGATACATTAGCCGACTTTGTTAGAAAGTGTAGTGTTACAAGACTAGTGCAAATACAATAGGGTGTTGCTATTGTTCTACTattgtaattttcttattttatagtgGAATTTTCTTTGTTGGATGTCGGCATATTGCTAAACTAtgtaaattttctttgtttatttttcttctcttttctttaatttggtGTTAGTGAGTCTATTTTCACAACAGTTGTTGATATTGAAGATTAGCCAATgctaaacttttaatttttgtttttttgagaatagtcaaaggaattttaatttgttattgagTTTCTTTTAGAGAATAATTATTAAACTTTAGTGGAGCCTTGCACACTTGTGAATATTTCTTGATGTATGGCCGTTGTTTTGTGTCTATCTCATATATTGGGTTGATATATATTAGAGTATAATTTCTCTAGTTCACATAAATTACattagttctctctctctctctcttttaattcaTTGTTTTTAGATAGATAAGTAAGATTCAAATTATAGACATAAGACACTTCAAAAAATGTCATTTACCCATTACTAGTTAACTATCATTTCAACCCTTTTTTACCTTCTAAATCAATGCATGGATTGAAATAATCTTGTTTCTCATAGCAAGCCAGAGATACGCAACAtatacttttttctatttctttggtAAAGTACACAACATATACTTAGTGGTGGGTATTTAGCATTTTCCTAGTtaatgaaaacataaaaatatttacttaccAGATTctctaaaaagaaaacatataaattttaatgaaatggaaAATCATGCCTCCTTTAATTCACTGCATCATGCATCCAATAGATTTTTGCAGTTTTAACAAACATTAACAagtttctttaatgatttttttattttattttattatccaCTTGAATTTCATGACTGAAACTGAAGGGGACTACTTAATTTAGAGTTTTAGGCACGCGTTACTAGTTATCAACCGCCAAAAACCTTTtatgcaattttcttcccaaaaaaattaggtAGAGATGTAAGTTACACCATTAGAAGTCAAGTCTCTATTAAAAATTTAGGTAGAGCTTCAAGTTTCACCATTGGGTAGAGATGCAATGGCGCTTAAACAAATGTGTTGTGCCTCGACACAATGATAGCTCTATTAAGACCCCGATAGTAGATGTGATATTATCTTTACCGTCACATGATATAGGGTTGATGAGTTTAAATGGGGGGATCCTTTTttgtttagccaaaaaaaaaaaaaaaaagtgtaaagtGACTTAAAATGCAAGTTAGTTGAATCCGAGACTTGGTAAATTGCATGGTCCATTCACACGATGATGGGACTACTGTTTTCCTGTTTTAGTCTTCAACAACCACCCTCTTTCTCGTGCATTTTTTCGAAGGAGCTATTTCTTTCACACAAACTGCCtaatttctttaatattttatgttaaaGAGTTTCCCCCCTAACTTTTCCTAAAGCAAGTTACAGTTTGTTGTCTTCATAATCACAAGGCCCCTCATCACAATTTTCGTACcccattttgaaaaaaaaaatacacagatattttgcaaaaaaagaaactacATCATAAATAGATACAATCCTCTATCACTGTGAATATCATGACTGAATGGGGACTAGATGATTTAAACAAGCGTCACTGGTTAATAAGTAGTTATCCAGTgccaaaattcttttgtgcAACTTTATTccccccccgcccccccccaaaaaaaaaaaaggtagagatAATGAGATATGCAAGTTACAACGGAGTCTTTTCACAAGGTCTTCTTTATTTTGGCACTagattcctttctttttcttttttgagggcCCCTGATTCCTTTCTTAAAGAGACTTAAAATGCAATTTAATTACTAGAGTCAACTCGAGTCTTGGTAATTGCATGGCCTAtttttccaaggaaaagacacccatttttttcccctaaaaaaaaagttacaatatccagcaaaaaataaaatgtaggaaACATTAATGGATAAGTGTTCgagcatttttaaaaaaaaaaaaaaaattattttaccacTGTACACTCTTGGTGTGATGGTAATTCCACAAATATAAGTACTTATAGGATGTGGGGGGTAAgagccggggttcaagtctctaggagggagcttcacacacatatacacttagattatgttagaatagaattctatcttgtataaaataaaataaaataaaaatctattttacacatttaacatatatttttatctattttaccatcttattttacaatttaacaaactctattcatttatttattcatttctctctcttactccccactttttctttctcttctactCATTTTTCTATCTCATcctttaaaacaaacaaaataaaataaaatNNNNNNNNNNNNNNNNNNNNNNNNNNNNNNNNNNNNNNNNNNNNNNNNNNNNNNNNNNNNNNNNNNNNNNNNNNNNNNNNNNNNNNNNNNNNNNNNNNNNNNNNNNNNNNNNNNNNNNNNNNNNNNNNNNNNNNNNNNNNNNNNNNNNNNNNNNNNNNNNNNNNNNNNNNNNNNNNNNNNNNNNNNNNNNNNNNNNNNNNNNNNNNNNNNNNNNNNNNNNNNNNNNNNNNNNNNNNNNNNNNNNNNNNNNNNNNNNNNNNNNNNNNNNNNNNNNNNNNNNNNNNNNNNNNNNNNNNNNNNNNNNNNNNNNNNNNNNNNNNNNNNNNNNNNNNNNNNNNNNNNNNNNNNNNNNNNNNNNNNNNNNNNNNNNNNNNNNNNNNNNNNNNNNNNNNNNNNNNNNNNNNNNNNNNNNNNNNNNNNNNNNNNNNNNNNNNNNNNNNNNNNNNNNNNNNNNNNNNNNNNNNNNNNNNNNNNNNNNNNNNNNNNNNNNNNNNNNNNNNNNNNNNNNNNNNNNNNNNNNNNNNNNNNNNNNNNNNNNNNNNNNNNNNNNNNNNNNNNNNNNNNNNNNNNNNNNNNNNNNNNNNNNNNNNNNNNNNNNNNNNNNNNNNNNNNNNNNNNNNNNNNNNNNNNNNNNNNNNNNNNNNNNNNNNNNNNNNNNNNNNNNNNNNNNNNNNNNNNNNNNNNNNNNNNNNNNNNNNNNNNNNNNNNNNNNNNNNNNNNNNNNNNNNNNNNNNNNNNNNNNNNNNNNNNNNNNNNNNNNNNNNNNNNNNNNNNNNNNNNNNNNNNNNNNNNNNNNNNNNNNNNNNNNNNNNNNNNNNNNNNNNNNNNNNNNNNNNNNNNNNNNNNNNNNNNNNNNNNNNNNNNNNNNNNNNNNNNNNNNNNNNNNNNNNNNNNNNNNNNNNNNNNNNNNNNNNNNNNNNNNNNNNNNNNNNNNNNNNNNNNNNNNNNNNNNNNNNNNNNNNNNNNNNNNNNNNNNNNNNNNNNNNNNNNNNNNNNNNNNGACAGTTTTATGAAATTTGGGAATTCGGTTATGTTGCAAGAAACTAAGTTCAAAGATTGAAGAGCAGGGAAGGGatcattaaattttcttttgatgctCAATAATTAATTGTTATATGAAAGATCAAGAGTTTGAAGTTCCTTGAGATTTGTAGACTAATCAAATTCCACAATGCCACTCAAGTCATTTGATGAAATATCAAGCTCTATAAGATTCACAAGATTAGATATTGATTTTGGAATAGAACCATAAAGCCTGTTATTTTccaatctaaaatttttaaggaaTTGCTACTTTGGAATTCATCAATTTGACTAGTGAGTTGGTTATAAGACAAGTAAACTTTGGTGAGTCTTGTGAGGTTGGTCAAAAAATTAGGAATTCTATCTCTAAGGTTGTTGAATCTTAGGTCAATAAGATTGAGATCCTTTAGCTCTGAAAGTGATGGAATTTGACCGGTGAAGTAGTTAGATCGGAGGAAAATTTGAGTAACTTTCGTGAGGTCCCCAATTGATGAGGGAATTGAACCTGCAAAATTGCAATTTTATGAGATTCAAACAATTTGCACAAACTATACATTGTAAAATGAAAGTGATTATACCATTGAGATTGTTATATTCTAGACCCAAGTATAAGAGCATCTTGAGGTTTGAAAGTGATGATGGTATCTCACCGCTAAAATGGTTGTCAGATAAATCCAAATCAGTGAGTTGTGTAAGGTTACCGAGTGATGCAATTATTGGGCCATTAAAATTGAATTGATGTAATCCCAAATTCCTTAAGAATTTTAGATTGTCAATTGATTTTGGTAATTCTCCCGAGATATTAGTGTAAGAGAGATCCAGAAACCTTAAGGGACTTGTCAAATTTACCAATGGAAAAAACCCTCTGAGTTCAATATTAGATGTTAAAGTGAGCGTAAGTAGGTTTGGTAGGCGAAAAATATC of Quercus lobata isolate SW786 chromosome 8, ValleyOak3.0 Primary Assembly, whole genome shotgun sequence contains these proteins:
- the LOC115956221 gene encoding receptor-like protein 6, with protein sequence MESWKKGTDYCSWDGITCDRVKGNLIGFDLSCSWLQGTIPPNSTLFLLSHLQYLNLAFNDFDFSLISSGFGQFTRLRYLNLSGCVFSGQVPLRLLRLSLLASLYLSQNHFVSLETFVVRRLAKNLKMLRELHLDLVDMSSVSLRSLMNFSSSLTTLSLFNCELQGTLPVDIFRLPNLLTLTLTSNIELRGFFPLVNLTSPLRFLDLSYTNISGELPKSIDNLKFLRNLGLHQFNFNGPIIASLGNLTQLTDLDLSDNHFSGEIPSSLSNLKMLLYLGLEYNNLNGSIPSSIGDLTKVTQIFLRSNYFTGQIPSLSELKDLNLIDLRFNNLRDRIPNFLTNLTRLTKVYLSYNQLTSQIDEFQKLDISSNDLSGIVEFD